In the genome of Dermacentor silvarum isolate Dsil-2018 chromosome 1, BIME_Dsil_1.4, whole genome shotgun sequence, one region contains:
- the LOC125944091 gene encoding uncharacterized protein LOC125944091 codes for MPGIVWQNLDAVTMSRLGVDLIREELARRQLDLTGSKEELVQRLQADIQQQREATPPVEANESASNAAASLTLDPATLQSLTMLFQQLPRPATTVTTLPDLSSSIPQFAGLHSHSVNTWLDDVRRVQQLASWDDATTRLIAASKLKGTARDWHLAFGNQYSTWATWSAALKDTFCTELSLIEWQEQVMRVTQAPSQSLHQYAFAKLKIIERCPVNLSEAQKIDYLLHGLREQHILAAIAANRPPTVAEFISTCTSLDKSAQHLHAKASPSPFASSVLPPSHPFRAAKPAERQQPRSEQSTPQSSRGATPKTRISELPAEQQEATYAAISKPGPVPQTAYNVIRCRCKSRHHGKR; via the exons ATGCCGGGAATTGTGTGGCAGAATCTCGACGCGGTGACCATGTCGCGTCTCGGCGTCGACCTTATACGCGAAGAATTGGCCCGTCGACAGCTGGACCTCACAGGTTCGAAAGAGGAGCTCGTTCAGCGTTTGCAAGCCGACATTCAGCAGCAGCGTGAAGCTACCCCCCCGGTTGAAGCGAATGAATCCGCCTCGAACGCTGCGGCGTCTTTGACGCTGGACCCAGCCACTCTACAGAGCCTCaccatgctgttccagcagctacctcgccctgcaacaacggtgacgacactgccagacctgtcatcgtccatcccgcaattcgctggtttgcacagtcacagtgtcaatacatggcttgacgacgtacgacgagtacagcagctcgcctcgtgggacgacgccaccacacGCCTGATCGCAGCTAGCAAGCTGAAAGGCACGGCGCGAGACTGGCATCTCGCGTTCGGCAACCAGTACAGCACCTGGGCCACGTGGAGTGCCGCCCTGAAGGACACATTTTGTACAGAATTGTCCCTCATTGAGTGGCAAGAGCAGGTCATGAGGGTAACCCAGGCCCCATCCCAAAGCTTGCACCAATATGCCTTTGCCAAGTTGAAGATCATTGAGCGTTGCCCCGTTAACCTTTCTGAGGCACAAAAGATTGACTACCTGCTGCATGGTTTACGGGAACAACACATCCTCGCCGCCATAGCAGCCAACCGGCCGCCCACGGTAGCTGAGTTTATTTCTACTTGCACCAGCCTCGACAAGAGTGCGCAACATCTGCACGCCAAAGCAAGCCCGTCACCATTTGCCAGTTCTGTTTTGCCACCGTCGCATCCCTTTCGTGCCGCTAAGCCCGCAGAGCGCCAGCAGCCTCGCTCAGAACAATCGACACCACAGTCCTCCCGAGGAGCCACACCAAAAACGCGCATTTCAGAGCTGCCCGCAGAGCAACAAGAAGCTACTTATGCAGCTATTTCG AAACCAGGCCCAGTTCCACAGACTGCCTACAACGTGATCCGTTGCCGTTGCAAGAGCAGGCACCATGGCAAGCGTTAG